The window CGCGTAGCCACCGCCGTCGCCGCCCTCTCCCTCGGCGCGGCCGGGTTCGCCCTCGCCCCCGCCGCGCAAGCCGGAACGAGCGGTACCGAGAAGGCATGGACCCCGCCGAGCTGTCAGGGTCACCGGGCCAACACCGCCGTATGGGTCACCTGCAAGGGCAAGGGATCCGCCAGCCAGGTCCGCATGGTCTACGCCTGCCGGGTCCTGGGGCAGGTCGTGCGGCACACCACGGCGTGGGAGTCGCTGGGTGCCCGCAGCTCCACCACGATCAGCGAGGAGTGCACCTTCGAGGCCGTGTCCGCCAAGGGCGAGTACCGCAGGCCCTGATGCCACGGCGTACGACAGCGCCCGCCTCTCACCGGGCGGGCACTTCGGGTCACGCCACGGTGCAAAGCGGCTCCCGGGCCCGGGTCGGCGAGCGCGCGGTCAGAACCAGTGCAGGCAGTGCGGGGAGCGCTCGGCGCGGAAGAGGGCGTCGGCGAGGGCGGCTGCGCCCGGGCGGTGGGCCCGGATGTGTCCGGCACGCACGAGCGTGCTCGGGGCGGTGCCGCCGAGGTGGACCGAGCCCAGGTCGCTCACGTCCAGGGACAGGTCGGGCTCCCGGTCCGTCGGGACGCAGTCGGCCTTGCCGTCCCGGACGGTCAGCAGGTAGCGGCCGTGCTCGCCGAGGAACGGGTCCGCGACGTCGAGGACGAGCTCGCCGTCCGTGAACCAGCCGCGCGCGGTCAGCGCACGCGGGACGTCCAGCAGCCGCACCCAGAGCCAGTCGGTGTCGTCGTTCACCTGGGCGGCGCGGAAGTCCGCGAACTGCCAGCGCAGCGGGTGGTCGGGCGGGACGTGCTTGAAGACGACCTGAGTGACCAGGTCGTGTCCGAGTACGAACCGGGCCAGGGCCGTGAAGACCGTGTCGTCGGTGGCGATGGTCTCGTCGACCGTCAACGTCTGGTGCTCGCCGATCGAATAGCTGGCGTACCCGTCCGGGACGCCGTCGGCGTCACGGTGAACGGCGACGTAGCGCGGCGCCGGCGAGATCGGGGGCTGCCCCGCGCGCAAGGCCCACCAGCGGTGCGGCCGGGACAGCGCGCCGGGCTGGGCGCGGCGATACCGGTCGTAGACCTCTTCCAGGATCGCACCGCACCCGGCACGACGCAGCACCTCGACCGAGCCGTTGTCCGGGCCGGTCGCCGGTGCATCGGCCACTGCGCGCGCCCGGGGAACGGCGAGGGCGGCCTTGTGGCGCGGCACCGTCAGCTGCGCCGTATAGGTCGCCGGTCCGTAGCCGAACCTGCCGTAGATCGGGGCCTCGGAGGCCAGCAGCACGGAGAGGAACTCCCCGCGGGCCCGCAGCTCGGTGAGCTGATGCCGCATCATCGCGCTGAGCACGCCCTGGCGCCGGTGCGAGGGCAGGACGCCGACGGCGGTCACCCCGGCGGCCGGGACGAGGGTCTCACCGGGCAGGGTGAGCTCGAAGGAGTGCGCGGCGGCGGTGCCGACGGGCCGCCCGTCCGCCGTCAGGGCGAGCAGGCAGCGGTCCATCTCGAGCGCCGACCACCAGAGCCCGCCGCCGTCGACCGGGGTTTCCGGGAAGCGCCCGAACGCGGTATGGACCGTGTCGACGAAGACGTCAAGGTCCTCATCGGTCGTGGAACGAATCTCCATTGCCGCTGCTGCCTCCTCGAAATACCGGCACCACGGCTCGCGGTGCCCGGCCACAGTGCAGCTTTGATCCGTGACCAGGGCAAGCGAATTACGACCGGGCCCGCGGCCGTACACCCGCCTCAGCCATCAGGCCGCCGCCTCCGCCCCCCCCCGCGCAGATGTAGCGGGTGCGGGCCGCGTAGGAGCGGGCCGCCACGATGAGGGCGAAGCCCAAGCCCGCGAAGGCCAGGCCGCCGAACCACACCATCCAGGTCAGGGACGCGCTGGTGTCGAACGGCGGCTTCGGCTCGACAGGCGATGTCACCCCGGTGACGCTGAGCAGAACCATGACGTTGAGGACCACCCCGTACACCGACAGGGCGCCGCCTGTCAGCCAGGCCGGGACCAGCGGCAGCAGGCGCGGGACCCGGCGCCCGGACAGGAACAGCGTCCAGCGGGGGAAGACCATCCCCCACCGGTACATCAGCCCTGTCAGCAGGAAGACCCCGAGCAGCGCGGCCATCACCGACACGTCGAGCCCGACCGAGGCGAGCGCCTTGGCGGCCCCGGCGTCCTCGTTCAGCTTTCCCCAGCCCTCCGCCGTGACGCCCAGCGCGTCGCCGCCCAGCGTCCAGACGGTCTTGACGCCCGCCCACGGCAGCAGGCCGCACATGAGGACGTACGCCGTCACCTGGGTCCGCGCCGAGGCCGTGGAGGCGCCCGGGTGGACCGGCGCGGCGTCGACGGCCCCGGCATGCGGATGCCCGCACCGCGGGCAGCTGCCCTGCCGCCTGCGGCGATACGCCACCACGGCCATCAGCAGGACGGCGGCGCCGGCTGCGTTCAGCAGGGTGTGGACCGCTCCGGTGGCGCTCTCGATCCCGGAGAGCGTCACCAGCGCCACGACGATCATCACCACGCCCAGCGCGCCCACCCCGAAGACGAGGATGGCAGCGGCGAGCAGCGCCGACATCACCACCCGACCAGGTCTGCCGAGCGGCCGGGTGGTGGCCCAGGCCGCGGCGCCGCCCAGCACGGCGAGGGCGGCGAGCGCGAGTTGGACCGCCGGCGCGTAGGTCGCGTGCGGTTTCACGGGCACGCTGGTCCCCATCGCCGCCCAGGCGGTCTGAACGACCGCGTACACCGCGCCCCACACGGGGGCGGCGTGGGGCGCCCACGCCGGCCATCGCCGCCACCACGTCGTCCCTGCACGGGCATCGGGCGGTTGCCCGGCACCGACACGTGTCCGCGAGCTGGTGGAAACAGGCACCACAACCTCCGTATGTCCGCCGCACTTTCAGATGAAAGGCTCTGCGACAGACAGGCCGGGACACATCCCCCGCGCGGACCACCCGACTCCGCCGCACGGCGGACCGGCGTCACCCGGCGGGGCCGGGGCGATCAGGTGCCCCGGGCGAGGAGGGCGCTCGAGAAGGCGATGAAGCCGGGGCCGGACGAGGTTCCGTCGCAGCCTCGGAACACGCTGTGGTACGTGCGGTCGGCGACGAGTGTCAGGGTCTGCGCCGAGGCGGTGTCGTTTCACGGGAACTCCTCCGCGGGTCGTGGGGGCGGGGACATCGGCCGCCGGGCGCAGCCCGGGCGGGGCCCCCGGCGCCGGGGAGGCGCCTGGGGTCGCGACTCCCGGCCACGGCTCCCGTCTGCCACCAGGACACCTCCCATCACGGCGGTGTGCAACACGCGCCCGGCGTACCAGGTCGTATCCGTGGCCCGTGGGCGTACCGCATTCCGCCAGGGGTAACCGAAGAGGCAGGCAGGCGAATGCTGACGGAGGGCGTGATGGCGCGCGAGGACCCGCACAGCAAGGCCGAGAAGGACACCGAGGACCGTGCGGAGGCCGGCGGCGGGCGCCGTCTCACACGGCCGTTACGCATCGTGGTCATGCTGCTGGCCTTCGCGGGGATGGTGGCCTTCGGCGTGGTGCTGGCCCGGCTGACCCTGGAACCCTCCGCCGCCTCGGAATCGCTGACGCACAGCAATCTGCGCCCAGGCGACTCCATCCGCGACTATCTCTCCCGGCCGGCCTTCCGGGACACCGTCAAGCAGATCGGCGGCAACATAGCGCTGGGCATTCCGTTCGGTCTGCTGCTGCCGGTACTGGTGCCGCGCGCCCGGGGACCGGTCCGCGTCGCCGCCGTCACGGCGGTGGTGATGCTGCTGGTCGAGCTGGTCCAGGGCGCCCTCATCACGGGCCGGGCCTTCGACATCGACGACGTGCTCCTCAACACCGCGGGCGCCCTGCTGGGCTATCTGCTCCTGGGCCGCAGGCTGGGCCGCGCCGTCCACCCCCGGCGCCGCCACTGGTGGCACCGCTTCACCCGGCGCGAGGCCTCGGGGACGCGTGAGTGAACCCCTTCGGAAGCAGGCCTTCGACGGAGCCGGGCCGCAGGGCGCGCTCGGCGCCGCCGGATGACCGACGATGGACAGGGATCAGGCGGCGGGGCCCTTCCGGGGCGCCGCGTTCATCGCCTCGACGAGGCTCCTGGGCCGCATGTCGGTCCAGTGCTGCTCCACGTACTCGAGGCAGGTCGCCCGGTCCTGGTCCTCCAGGGCGACGGACCACCCCTCGGGGACGGTCGCGAAGACCGGCCACAGCGAGTGCTGGCCCTCGTCGTTGACGAGCACGTGGAAACGCCCGTTGTCGTCATCGAATGGATTGGTCATGTCCTGTCCTTCCTCGCGTGCAACGTTGCAACGTTTCGCCTTCTCCTCCGGCCGTCGGTTCGGGAAAGAACCCCGTGCCGACGAAGTACTCGACGTACTTCGCGACCAGGTCGTCGCCGACGACGGGACACGTGATCCCTGAGCCCGCGAGACCGTGCTCCGTGTTGCACCGGTCGTAGCGCGGGCTGGCGACCCCGACCTGCAGCCCCTGTGCCAGCAGCGCGGCGGGGGCCAGCGAAGCCTTTCCGTCGGCGGCGCCGAGGAGTACGTGCTTCCACTCCTCGTAGGGCAGGCTCGCCACGTCGTAGCCGAGCCGCCGAAGGCAGTCGATCAACGCGTCGAAGCCCAGCGGCTCCGGATTGGTCACGTGAAAGACCTTGCCCTCCGACTCCGGCTGCCGGCCGAGGTGCACGATCGCCCTGGCCACATGGTCGACCGGCACGAGGTCGACATCGAACCGCATCCCTTCCCGTACGGTCCGGTCGGGCGCGGCACGCAACTCGATGACGGCCCGGACCATCGTCCACAGCGCGTCCCCCGTCGTACAGGCACCCGTGCCGGTGTGCCCGCTGACCCGGCTCGGCCGGTAGATGACGGTGGGGACACCCCGCTCCCGGGCTGCTCGCACCAGTTCCTCGGCCACCCACTTGGTGGCGACGTACCCGTTCGCCGCCACGGAATCCGGCGCAACGCGACGGCTTTCCCGGACGACGTCCGGAGTCCGGTCCCGCCCCACCGCGGCAGCCGAACTGGAAATGTAGTGCAGCGGTTTGACGCGCTCGGTGGCGGCCAGGCGTATGACTTCGCGGGTACCCAGGACGTTGGCGGCCTTCAGCCTTGCGTACGAGTCGACGATGTTCACCCGCGCGCCATTGTGGTAAATGACCTCGATCCGGTCCGCCAGCAGGGCGAACCGCTCCTCGGTCAGGCCCAGCAGCGGCTTCTCCAGGTCTCCTGCCACGGCGACGATGCGCCCGCGCAGGGCCTCGTCCCAGAGCCCGTACGCAGCCAGGCCGGCTCGCAGCCGCTCACCGGCCTCTTCGTCGTCCGCCGCTCGCACCGGACACCACACATGGGCTTCCGTCCGGTCCAGCAGCTCGCGGAGGAGGAAGGAGCCGAGGAACCCGGTGGCGCCGGTGAGGAGGATGTGCCGGGGAGCGCTGTTCACCCGGGGGTCGGCGGGCCGGCAGCCCTCGGCCGTGATCGCCGGATCGAGCACCGCTTCGGCGCGGAAGTCGATGCCGTCCGCCGGGTCGGTGCCGGAGCCGGAAGAGGGCTTCTCGGCGGCGTCGACGACCGCTGCCAGTCCGGCGACGGTGGGCGCCTCGAAAAGGGCCCGGACCGGCAGCTCGACGCCCCGTACCGAGCGGATCCGGTTGATCAGGCGGGTGGCGAGGAGCGAGTGCCCGCCCAGCGCGAAGAAGTCGTCGTCGATCCCCACCGACGGCAATCGCAGCACCTCGGCGAACAGGCCGGCCAGGACCTCCTCCCGGGAGTTCCTGGGGACCCCGCCGGCGGACGGCGCGCCCGTCTCAGGCGCCGGCAAGGCGTCCCGGTCCAGCTTCCCGTTGGGGGTCAGAGGCAGGGCGCCGAGCCCGATCACGACGGCAGGAACCATGTGATCCGGCAGAAGTGCCGCCAGGTGCCGACGCAGCTCGGAAGGCCGCACCTGCCGTCCCGGCCCGGGCACCACGTAAGCCACCAGGCGCGTGTCGCCCGGCCGGTCCTCCCTGGCCAGCACGGCGGCCTGACCGACGTCCTCGTGCCGGGCGAGGGCCGCCTCGATCTCGCCGGGCTCGATGCGGAACCCGCGGACCTTGACCTGCCGGTCCGCTCGGCCGATGTACTCCAGGTGCCCGGCGGCGTTCCATCGCACCAGGTCCCCGGTGCGGTACATCCGCGTCCCCGGGCCGCCGAACGGATCGGCCACGAACCGCCCGGCGGTCAACCCCGGGCGCTGCAGATAGCCACGAGCCAGTTGCGCGCCTGCCAGGTACAGCTCCCCGACCACGCCCGGTGGCGCCAGCCGCAGGCCGGAGTCCAGCACGTACACCCCGGTGTTGAGGACCGGTCGGCCGATCGGCGCCGCGGCCGGCCAGTCCGCTTCCTCTCCCGGCAGGGTGAACGCGGTCACCACGTGTGTCTCGGCCGGCCCGTAGTGGTTGTGCAACCGGCGCCGTACACCCCGGTGGAACCGGCGGACCGGCTCGCTCAACCGCAGCGCCTCACCGGCCTGCGCCACGTCCGTCAACGCGGGCAAGGGCTCTCCGCTCTCGGCAGCCGCCTCGCACAGCGCCTCGATCACCAGGCTCGGTGCGAACAGCTTGCCGACCTCGTGCCGCCGCAACCACGCCACGAAGGCCGCCGCGTCACGGCGGACGTCCTCGGGAGGAACCACCAGGCACGCGCCGGACACCAGCGTCGACAGGATCTCCTGGACCGACACGTCGAAGCTGATCGCGGTGAACTGGGCGACCCGTACGCCAGGCCCGGCCGGCACCGCCGCGGCATGCCAGGCCAGCAGGTTCCCCAGCGCGCCGCCCGGCATCATGACGCCCTTCGGGCGACCCGTTGAACCCGACGTGTAGATCACATAGGCCAGCTGATCCGGGGACAACGGCCCCGGCCGGTCCGCGTCGGTGAGGTCACGAGCGTCCTCCCGGTCGAGGTCGAGCCGGTCGACGAGTACGGAGGGCACCTCGCCCGGGTCCGGCAGGACCGCTGCAGTCGCGGCATCGGAGAGGACGCAGGCGGGCCGGGCATCGGCCAGCATGAACGCGATCCGCTCCGCCGGATACTCCGGATCCACGGGCAGATACACGCCGCCCGCCTTGAGTACCGCCAGCAGGCCGGTCACCATATGCACCGACCGGGGCAGCGCCACGGCCACCACCCGCTCAGGACCGACACCGCACCGGACCAGCACGCGAGCGAGCTGATTCGCCCGCGCATTCAGCTCCGCGTACGAGATCTCCACGCCTTCGTGCAGGACGGCGGCGGCCGCGGGCGACTGTTGCGCTTGAGCCTCGAACAGGGCGGGGAGCAAGCCGCTCGAATCGGGCTCCGCCGAGGGCCGTGCTCGGGCATTGCCGCGCTTCGGCAGGAGACGGAGCCGCTCCTCGGCAGTCAGTAGATCGACGTGCCCGATGGCCTGCCCGGGGTGCGTGACCACTGCCTCCAGCAGCAGCCGCAGCCGTGTCACGAGGGTCTCGGCCGCATCCCGCTCCACCGCATCCGGCCGGTACTGCAGGCGCAGCCGCAGACCGCGACCGGGAATCACGGCGAGGCTGAGGGGGTAGTGGGTTCCGTCGGCGGCTTCGATGTCCACCAGCCGCAAGGCAGGACCGGACTTCTCCAGCGCCCCGCTGTCGACCGGATAGCTCTCGAACACGGTGGTCGTGTCGAACAGCGTGCGCGCACCGGCCAGCTGCTGGATCTCGGCCAGGCCCAGATGCTGGTGCTCCAGCAGCGCCGACTGTTCTTCCTGGAGCCGGGTCAGCAGCTCCGCCCACGACTCGGATTCGTCCCAGCGCACGCGTACGGGCAAGGTGTTGATGAACAGACCCACCATGTCCTCGACACCGGCGACCTCCGGCGGGCGGCCGGAGACCGTGGCGCCGAAGACCACGTCGCGCCGGTCGAGCAGGCGCCCCAGCAGGACTCCCCAGACGCCCTGGACGACGGTGTTGGGCGTCAACTCGTGCCGGCGAGCCCAAGTCATCAATGCCGCGGTCAGCGTCTCCGACAGCTCACCCGTCACCTCGGCGGGCAGGACTGCTCCGCCGGCCGAGCCGGCCGTAGCCAGCAGCGTGGGCTCTTCCAGGCCGATCAGTGCTTCCTGCCAGGCTTTCTTGGCTGCGTCGTGGTCCTGTGCTGTGAGCCAGGTGAGGTAGTTGCGGTAGGGGATGGCGGGTGGGAGGGCGGTGTCGGCTCCGTCGTGGGTGTAGAGGGTGAAGAGTTCGCTCATGAGGATGGGGAGCGACCAGCCGTCGAGAAGCAGGTGGTGGTGGGTGAATACCAAGCGGTGTTGCGTGGGGCCGGTGCGGATGAGGGTGAAGCGGAGCAGTGGGGGGTGTGCAGGATCGAAGCGTCGGGCGCGGTCCTCGGCGAGCAGCCGGGCCAGCTCCTGCTCCTGATCGCTGTTGTCGCTCAGGTCCACCTCACGCCAGGGCAGCACCACCTCACGTGGAATCACCTGCACGGGGTGTTCCCCATCCTCCTGCCAGAAGCCCGCCCGTAGGTTCGCGTGCCGACGCAACAACGCCGCCGCCGCGGCCTGCAGCGCCGTCACGTCGAGCCGTCCTTGGAGACCGAGGATCAGCTGGACGGCGTAGACATCGGGTGCCTGTGCATCAAATGCCGTGTGGAAGAGCAGGCCCTCCTGCAGCGGCGACAGCGGCAGGATCTCCTCAAGGCCCGCCCCCTCCGCCCGGGACTCGACGAGACGATCGAGCCGGCTCTGTGTCAGCGAGACGAGCGGGAGGTCCGACGGCGTCCAGCCGCCCGCTCCGGGTCGGCGGGTGTGGGTGATGAGTGCGTCCAGTGCCCGGGACCACAGGTCCGAGAGTTCATGGACGTCCGTCTCGGACAGAGCCTGTCCGTTCCATGTCCAGGAGGCCACGAGCTCGGGTCCCTGGGCGCCGTCCCTGGCGAGGACGTTGACGTCGAGGTGGTGCGCCGGCCCCGGCAGGTCGGTGCCGGCCGGGTCGAAGAGGGCGTCGGCTTCCTCCGCTACGGTCCACCGCCCGGTGTCCGCCGTGGAGATGCGTCCCAGGTAGTTGAATCCCACCTGTGGAGTGGCCAGGTGTGACAGCCGTTTCCGCGTGTCCGGGTTGAGGTGGCGGGCGAGCCCGTATCCGATGCCGTGGTCCGGGACCGCCCGAAGCTGTTCCTTGACTGCTTTGAGTGCCTGACCGGCGGCTTGTTTCCCGGCCAGCACCTGGCCGAGGTCGATGCCATGGAGGTCGACCCGTACGGGGAACAGGCTGGTGAACCAGCCCACCGTGCGCGACGCGTCCACACCGGGAACGAACTCGTCCCGGCCGTGTGCCTCCAGGTCGACCAGCAGCTCCGCCCCCGGCCTTCCTCGCTGCTGATGCCGGGCCAGCACCGCTACTGCCAGAGCCGTCAACAGGACGTCGTTGACGTTGGAGTGGAAGGCAACCGGCACGTCCGCCAGCAACGATGCTGCTCGTGCCGGAGGAATCGTCATGACGAAGGACCGCGTCGTGTCGTTCTCCTGGGGCGGCCGACTGGCCAGCATTGCGCTCGGACCGTCGAGAACCTGTTCCCACCATGCAGCCTCGGCGACGCGCTTCGGCTCCTGAGCCTGTTCCACGAGCAGCTCGGCCCACCGGCGGAACGACGTCGGTACGGGAGCCAGGTCCACGACGCGGTCCGCTGCGATCGCTGCGGCGGCGGAAGCCAGGTCCGGCAGCAGAATGCGCCAGGACACTCCGTCCACCACCAAGTGGTGCAGTACCAACAGCAGCCGGCCCGGACGAGCGGACCCGGCATCGAACCACACCACCTGGATCATCGCCCCGTCGCCGGGAGCCAACCGCCGCACCGCGGCAGCGCCATCTGCAGCGATCGCCGCGCGCAGGCCCGTCCTGTCAAGCCCTGTCACGTCCGCACGGCGGATGCAGGAGCTCGCCGTGATCGTGGCACGTGGGGCGATCTCCAGCTGCCACTCGCTGTCCGGATGCCTGATCAGCCTCATCCGCAGCACGTCGTGGTGATCCAGTACGGCCTGCACCGCCGCGGTGAGGCGAGCCATGCCGAGATCAGCGGGAACAGTCAGGAGCACCGTCTGGTGGAACTGATCGAGCGAACCCCCGCGTTCCCGCAGCCGGTGCATGATCGGCGTCAGCGGCAGTCGGCCGATGCCGGCATCGGGCCCTTCACTGACGAGCTCGCTCTTCCCGTCCGCCGCAGCAGCCACGGCCAGGGCCAGAGCCGCAGGAGTCTTCTGCATGAACACGTCGCGGAGGGAGAAGACCAGGCCTGCGGCCCGGGCCTTGGACACGAGCTGGATGGACATGATGCTGTCGCCGCCCAGCTCGAAGAAGTTGTCCTCGGCGCCCACCTCGGGGGCGTCCAGCACTTGGGCGAAGAGGCCGCAGAGGAGTTCTTCCTGGGGCGTGCGCGGAGCACGCGTGGCCGGCGCTGCACCGGCCACGGGTGCGGGCAATGCCGCCCGGTCCAGCTTTCCGTTCGGCAGCAAGGGCAGCTCGTCGAGGAGTACGAACACCGCGGGGACCATGTAGTCCGGCAGCGCGCTCCGCACAAAGCCCCGCAACGCTGCGACATCCACGGTGGCCCCGGGCACCGGCACCACATACGCTACGAGGCGCTTCCCGGAGGGCTTGTGCTCCTCGGCGACGACGACCGCGCGCGCTACGTCGGGGTGACGGCAGAGGGCGGCTTCGATCTCACCCGGTTCGATCCGGTAGCCGCGGACCTTCACCTGGTCGTCGGCACGGCCCGTAAAGACC is drawn from Streptomyces roseifaciens and contains these coding sequences:
- a CDS encoding GNAT family N-acetyltransferase, which produces MEIRSTTDEDLDVFVDTVHTAFGRFPETPVDGGGLWWSALEMDRCLLALTADGRPVGTAAAHSFELTLPGETLVPAAGVTAVGVLPSHRRQGVLSAMMRHQLTELRARGEFLSVLLASEAPIYGRFGYGPATYTAQLTVPRHKAALAVPRARAVADAPATGPDNGSVEVLRRAGCGAILEEVYDRYRRAQPGALSRPHRWWALRAGQPPISPAPRYVAVHRDADGVPDGYASYSIGEHQTLTVDETIATDDTVFTALARFVLGHDLVTQVVFKHVPPDHPLRWQFADFRAAQVNDDTDWLWVRLLDVPRALTARGWFTDGELVLDVADPFLGEHGRYLLTVRDGKADCVPTDREPDLSLDVSDLGSVHLGGTAPSTLVRAGHIRAHRPGAAALADALFRAERSPHCLHWF
- a CDS encoding VanZ family protein, which produces MAREDPHSKAEKDTEDRAEAGGGRRLTRPLRIVVMLLAFAGMVAFGVVLARLTLEPSAASESLTHSNLRPGDSIRDYLSRPAFRDTVKQIGGNIALGIPFGLLLPVLVPRARGPVRVAAVTAVVMLLVELVQGALITGRAFDIDDVLLNTAGALLGYLLLGRRLGRAVHPRRRHWWHRFTRREASGTRE
- a CDS encoding MbtH family protein, which translates into the protein MTNPFDDDNGRFHVLVNDEGQHSLWPVFATVPEGWSVALEDQDRATCLEYVEQHWTDMRPRSLVEAMNAAPRKGPAA
- a CDS encoding non-ribosomal peptide synthetase, with protein sequence MRKPGLQDVLPLSPLQEGLLFHAVYDARTPDTYAVQVALDLEGALDTGVLRAAAEGLLRRHANLRAAFLQRGEGRPVQVIPREVVLPWRDVDLSDSSDQEQELARLLAEDRARRFDPARPPLLRFTLIRTGPEQHRLVFTHHHLLLDGWSLPILMSELFTLYAHKGADTALPPPVPYRNYLTWLAAQDRDAAEKAWQEALTGVEEPTLLAVTHRNDHSSVAPEVLRVALPEESTSALAMMARGRGLTLNTVVQGVWGVLLGRLLGRNDVVFGGVVSGRGPEVADVEHMVGLFINTVPVRVRWGRTESWADMLARLQDEQSGLMEHRHLGLTGIQQLMGMRELFDTTTVFENYPMDASALEKLGSGLRVRNVDASDGTHYPLSLAVIPGRSLHLRLKYRPDLVERDAVEAIAARLRLLLESVVADPGRLVGQSDILTAGERHRLLVEWNDTAHPVPSASLPELFQEQAARTPERPAVRFEDTALSYAELNARANRLAHHLIARGVGPEDVVAVVLPRSVELLVALLGVLKAGAAYLPVDPAYPSERLALVLGDIRPAVVLDAAGMTDDMSRYPDADPGDADRVAPLSPANPAYVIHTSGSTGVPKGVAVEHRSLTDYLVWAREAYPSARGTVLLHSSAAFDMTVTALFVPLLVGGCIHLAALEEGSLPREGLVGARPTFFKGTPSHLALLNALPEEFSPTEELLLAGEALLGEPLAEWRRRHPSVTVFNVYGPTETTVSCAQYRIAPGAALPPGGVPIGRPIGNTRVYVLDGGLRLVPPGVVGELYVAGAGMARAYVNRPGMTAGRFVADPFGPAGSRMYRTGDLVRWSPEGELVFTGRADDQVKVRGYRIEPGEIEAALCRHPDVARAVVVAEEHKPSGKRLVAYVVPVPGATVDVAALRGFVRSALPDYMVPAVFVLLDELPLLPNGKLDRAALPAPVAGAAPATRAPRTPQEELLCGLFAQVLDAPEVGAEDNFFELGGDSIMSIQLVSKARAAGLVFSLRDVFMQKTPAALALAVAAAADGKSELVSEGPDAGIGRLPLTPIMHRLRERGGSLDQFHQTVLLTVPADLGMARLTAAVQAVLDHHDVLRMRLIRHPDSEWQLEIAPRATITASSCIRRADVTGLDRTGLRAAIAADGAAAVRRLAPGDGAMIQVVWFDAGSARPGRLLLVLHHLVVDGVSWRILLPDLASAAAAIAADRVVDLAPVPTSFRRWAELLVEQAQEPKRVAEAAWWEQVLDGPSAMLASRPPQENDTTRSFVMTIPPARAASLLADVPVAFHSNVNDVLLTALAVAVLARHQQRGRPGAELLVDLEAHGRDEFVPGVDASRTVGWFTSLFPVRVDLHGIDLGQVLAGKQAAGQALKAVKEQLRAVPDHGIGYGLARHLNPDTRKRLSHLATPQVGFNYLGRISTADTGRWTVAEEADALFDPAGTDLPGPAHHLDVNVLARDGAQGPELVASWTWNGQALSETDVHELSDLWSRALDALITHTRRPGAGGWTPSDLPLVSLTQSRLDRLVESRAEGAGLEEILPLSPLQEGLLFHTAFDAQAPDVYAVQLILGLQGRLDVTALQAAAAALLRRHANLRAGFWQEDGEHPVQVIPREVVLPWREVDLSDNSDQEQELARLLAEDRARRFDPAHPPLLRFTLIRTGPTQHRLVFTHHHLLLDGWSLPILMSELFTLYTHDGADTALPPAIPYRNYLTWLTAQDHDAAKKAWQEALIGLEEPTLLATAGSAGGAVLPAEVTGELSETLTAALMTWARRHELTPNTVVQGVWGVLLGRLLDRRDVVFGATVSGRPPEVAGVEDMVGLFINTLPVRVRWDESESWAELLTRLQEEQSALLEHQHLGLAEIQQLAGARTLFDTTTVFESYPVDSGALEKSGPALRLVDIEAADGTHYPLSLAVIPGRGLRLRLQYRPDAVERDAAETLVTRLRLLLEAVVTHPGQAIGHVDLLTAEERLRLLPKRGNARARPSAEPDSSGLLPALFEAQAQQSPAAAAVLHEGVEISYAELNARANQLARVLVRCGVGPERVVAVALPRSVHMVTGLLAVLKAGGVYLPVDPEYPAERIAFMLADARPACVLSDAATAAVLPDPGEVPSVLVDRLDLDREDARDLTDADRPGPLSPDQLAYVIYTSGSTGRPKGVMMPGGALGNLLAWHAAAVPAGPGVRVAQFTAISFDVSVQEILSTLVSGACLVVPPEDVRRDAAAFVAWLRRHEVGKLFAPSLVIEALCEAAAESGEPLPALTDVAQAGEALRLSEPVRRFHRGVRRRLHNHYGPAETHVVTAFTLPGEEADWPAAAPIGRPVLNTGVYVLDSGLRLAPPGVVGELYLAGAQLARGYLQRPGLTAGRFVADPFGGPGTRMYRTGDLVRWNAAGHLEYIGRADRQVKVRGFRIEPGEIEAALARHEDVGQAAVLAREDRPGDTRLVAYVVPGPGRQVRPSELRRHLAALLPDHMVPAVVIGLGALPLTPNGKLDRDALPAPETGAPSAGGVPRNSREEVLAGLFAEVLRLPSVGIDDDFFALGGHSLLATRLINRIRSVRGVELPVRALFEAPTVAGLAAVVDAAEKPSSGSGTDPADGIDFRAEAVLDPAITAEGCRPADPRVNSAPRHILLTGATGFLGSFLLRELLDRTEAHVWCPVRAADDEEAGERLRAGLAAYGLWDEALRGRIVAVAGDLEKPLLGLTEERFALLADRIEVIYHNGARVNIVDSYARLKAANVLGTREVIRLAATERVKPLHYISSSAAAVGRDRTPDVVRESRRVAPDSVAANGYVATKWVAEELVRAARERGVPTVIYRPSRVSGHTGTGACTTGDALWTMVRAVIELRAAPDRTVREGMRFDVDLVPVDHVARAIVHLGRQPESEGKVFHVTNPEPLGFDALIDCLRRLGYDVASLPYEEWKHVLLGAADGKASLAPAALLAQGLQVGVASPRYDRCNTEHGLAGSGITCPVVGDDLVAKYVEYFVGTGFFPEPTAGGEGETLQRCTRGRTGHDQSIR